Proteins found in one Campylobacter canadensis genomic segment:
- the gyrB gene encoding DNA topoisomerase (ATP-hydrolyzing) subunit B, translating to MQENYAESKIKVLKGLEAVRKRPGMYIGDTSFNGLHHMVYEVVDNSIDEAMAGFCNTIDIEITNYGSCIVSDNGRGIPVGLHPTENISTLTVVLTVLHAGGKFDKDTYKVSGGLHGVGVSVVNALSSKLIATVKRDGNIHKQEFAQGKPLSDIEIIKSTNRTGTTIEFFPDPEIFEVVEFDYETLAKRFKELAYLNPQITINFKDSRTNKAQSYHFDGGISEFVSDLNKKEALTNVIHFSDESEDVITEIALMYNNTYSETLFSFVNNIKTIDGGTHEAGFRMALTRVVSNYIEANANAREKDVKITGDDTKEGLIAIVSVKVPDPQFEGQTKGKLGSSYVKGIVNKATGEALSKFFEENPNDARAIMNKALTAARGREAAKKARELTRKKESISVGTLPGKLADCQSKDPENSEIYLVEGDSAGGSAKQGRDRAFQAILPLRGKILNVEKSRLDKILKSDEIKNMITAFGCGIAEEFDYSKLRYHKIIIMTDADVDGSHIQTLILTFFFRFMNDLVKNGNIYLAQPPLYRYSKKGQKKEKYLKDEKALNDYLIEIGIENYDFKDIGANDLKDFLKIVSIYRSILNELKKRFNVIDLIRYFIENPDILAKDIKAIFDVSCKYLEEKGFNILNSFVNDEEARIYIQTTNGLEEININNDLFLNPYFEEASYIYKKIEERNIFTDKDFLDVLEEVEKNAKKGANIQRYKGLGEMNPEQLWETTMNPENRRLIQINVNDFDSASGVFNLFMGDEVEPRREYIQAHAKDVKHLDI from the coding sequence ATGCAAGAAAATTATGCTGAAAGTAAAATTAAAGTTCTTAAAGGTTTAGAAGCTGTTAGAAAACGCCCAGGAATGTACATTGGAGATACAAGTTTTAATGGTCTTCATCATATGGTTTATGAAGTTGTTGATAACTCTATTGATGAAGCTATGGCGGGATTTTGTAATACCATTGACATAGAAATTACAAATTATGGTTCTTGTATTGTTAGCGATAATGGTCGTGGAATTCCTGTTGGACTTCACCCAACTGAAAATATTTCAACATTAACAGTAGTTTTAACAGTTCTTCACGCTGGTGGAAAATTTGATAAAGATACTTATAAAGTTAGTGGTGGTTTGCACGGTGTTGGTGTATCAGTTGTAAATGCACTTTCATCTAAATTAATAGCAACTGTTAAAAGAGATGGAAACATTCACAAACAAGAATTTGCTCAAGGAAAACCATTAAGTGATATTGAAATAATTAAAAGTACAAATCGCACAGGAACTACTATTGAATTTTTCCCTGACCCTGAAATTTTTGAAGTTGTTGAATTTGATTATGAAACTTTAGCAAAAAGATTTAAAGAACTTGCATATTTAAATCCACAAATTACTATTAATTTTAAAGATAGCAGAACAAATAAAGCTCAAAGTTATCATTTTGATGGTGGAATTAGCGAATTTGTTAGTGATTTAAATAAAAAAGAAGCATTAACTAATGTAATTCATTTTTCAGATGAAAGTGAAGATGTAATTACAGAAATTGCACTTATGTATAATAATACTTATTCAGAAACTTTATTTTCTTTTGTAAATAATATTAAAACTATTGATGGTGGTACTCACGAGGCTGGTTTTAGAATGGCACTTACTCGTGTTGTTTCAAATTATATTGAAGCAAATGCTAATGCTAGAGAAAAAGATGTAAAAATAACAGGAGATGATACTAAAGAAGGCTTAATTGCTATCGTTAGTGTAAAGGTACCTGACCCACAATTTGAAGGACAAACAAAAGGAAAATTAGGTTCAAGCTATGTAAAAGGCATTGTAAATAAAGCTACAGGTGAAGCTTTAAGTAAATTCTTTGAAGAAAATCCAAACGATGCAAGAGCTATTATGAATAAAGCTTTAACAGCAGCAAGAGGTAGAGAAGCTGCTAAAAAAGCAAGAGAATTAACTCGTAAAAAAGAAAGCATTAGTGTAGGAACCTTACCAGGAAAATTAGCTGATTGTCAAAGTAAAGACCCTGAAAATAGCGAAATTTACTTAGTAGAAGGTGATAGTGCGGGTGGCTCTGCAAAGCAAGGTAGAGATAGAGCTTTTCAAGCTATTTTACCACTTCGTGGAAAGATTTTAAATGTTGAAAAATCAAGACTAGATAAAATTTTAAAATCCGATGAAATTAAAAATATGATTACAGCCTTTGGTTGTGGAATTGCAGAAGAATTTGATTATTCAAAATTAAGATATCATAAAATTATTATTATGACTGATGCTGATGTTGATGGTTCTCATATTCAGACTTTAATTTTAACTTTCTTTTTTAGATTTATGAATGATTTAGTTAAAAACGGAAATATTTATTTAGCTCAACCACCTTTATATCGTTATAGTAAAAAAGGTCAGAAAAAAGAAAAATATTTAAAAGATGAAAAAGCCTTAAATGATTATTTAATTGAAATTGGTATTGAAAATTATGATTTTAAAGATATCGGTGCAAATGATTTAAAAGACTTCTTAAAAATTGTTTCTATTTATCGTAGTATTTTAAATGAGCTTAAAAAGAGATTTAATGTTATTGACTTAATTAGATATTTTATTGAAAATCCAGATATTTTAGCTAAAGATATAAAAGCTATTTTTGATGTTTCTTGTAAATATTTAGAAGAAAAAGGATTTAATATTTTAAATTCTTTTGTAAATGATGAAGAAGCAAGAATTTATATTCAAACTACAAATGGTTTAGAAGAAATAAATATTAATAATGATTTATTCTTAAATCCATATTTTGAAGAAGCATCTTATATTTATAAAAAAATTGAAGAAAGAAATATTTTTACAGATAAAGATTTCTTAGATGTTTTAGAAGAAGTAGAAAAAAATGCTAAAAAAGGTGCAAATATTCAGCGTTATAAAGGTTTAGGTGAAATGAATCCTGAACAACTTTGGGAAACAACTATGAATCCTGAAAATAGACGCTTAATACAAATTAATGTAAATGATTTTGATAGTGCTAGTGGAGTGTTTAACCTATTTATGGGTGATGAAGTTGAGCCTAGAAGAGAATATATTCAAGCTCATGCAAAAGATGTAAAACATTTAGATATATAA
- a CDS encoding EAL domain-containing protein yields the protein MKTIKKIENRKKIDVALKFIIPILLLFFIFIYFFNKSENNISDKSIFFSLIAIFFYFYYFIFVIYKEARQNVVDERTGCLLKAEFEKQIPKYENLLFFTILNLNELKIRYGFEKIDFLISKIVEKFDALNDEIIIGRITTNDFMILSNLNQKILQHESKKIFLEIKRNRIDDIDFNIEYSIIKANSDFSSLYLDAQNKLQNSIDTKTENLYATSIMQAIKDNKYIFKIQELKGNEKIYYLNYKLEYDYPSKINQSQIEDIIIKNNLEFLYYKNLFETLINTYDFKNRLIIKINPDFIRNMSFLFFMKNFIENNEIIKNKIIFEFYENTIYYNISRFDEIIKEFKKLGISFSLNRIGSSSSFEYLKKFDIEFGVFDIELTKSLNNEKIVSIYKQLLQLCKLINIKTVIRFVDNQKTKDKISEFNFDFFQGDMYYKEEILERKENK from the coding sequence ATGAAGACAATTAAAAAAATTGAAAATAGAAAAAAAATAGATGTTGCATTAAAATTTATAATTCCGATTTTATTATTATTTTTTATATTCATCTATTTTTTTAACAAATCAGAAAATAATATAAGTGATAAGAGTATTTTTTTCTCTTTAATAGCAATATTTTTTTATTTTTATTATTTTATTTTTGTAATTTATAAAGAAGCAAGACAAAATGTTGTTGATGAAAGAACAGGCTGTTTATTAAAAGCTGAATTTGAAAAGCAAATACCAAAATATGAAAATTTATTATTTTTTACAATTTTGAATTTAAATGAATTAAAAATTAGATATGGTTTTGAAAAGATTGATTTTTTAATATCAAAAATTGTTGAAAAATTTGATGCTTTAAACGATGAAATAATAATAGGTAGAATTACAACAAATGATTTTATGATTTTGTCTAATTTAAATCAAAAAATCTTGCAACACGAAAGTAAAAAGATTTTTTTAGAAATAAAAAGAAATAGAATAGATGATATTGATTTTAACATTGAATATTCAATTATTAAAGCTAATAGTGATTTTTCATCTTTGTATTTAGATGCACAAAATAAATTACAAAATTCTATTGATACAAAAACAGAAAATCTTTATGCAACAAGCATTATGCAAGCTATAAAAGATAATAAATATATCTTTAAAATACAAGAATTAAAAGGCAATGAAAAAATTTATTATTTAAATTATAAACTTGAATATGATTATCCTAGCAAAATTAATCAAAGCCAAATTGAAGATATTATTATTAAAAATAATTTAGAATTTTTATATTATAAAAATCTTTTTGAAACTTTAATTAATACTTATGATTTTAAAAATAGACTTATTATAAAAATTAATCCAGATTTTATAAGAAATATGAGTTTTTTATTTTTTATGAAAAATTTTATTGAAAATAATGAAATTATTAAAAATAAAATTATTTTTGAATTTTATGAAAATACTATTTATTATAATATTTCAAGATTTGATGAAATAATAAAAGAATTTAAAAAATTAGGCATTTCTTTTTCTTTAAATCGCATTGGAAGTTCAAGTTCTTTTGAATATTTAAAGAAATTTGATATTGAATTTGGAGTTTTTGATATTGAACTTACAAAAAGTCTAAATAACGAAAAAATAGTTTCAATATACAAACAATTATTACAATTATGTAAGCTTATTAATATTAAAACAGTGATTAGATTTGTAGATAATCAAAAGACTAAAGATAAAATTAGTGAATTTAATTTTGATTTTTTTCAAGGTGATATGTATTACAAAGAAGAAATTTTAGAAAGAAAGGAAAATAAATGA
- the queF gene encoding preQ(1) synthase, which produces MKYGEKEIKKIKGKKLERWENKQKNDYVIKITLPEFACLCPRSGYPDFATLYLEYIPNKWVVELKAIKLYINSFYNKNISHEDSINKIYRTLKKRLKPKYIKLVGDFNPRGNVHTVIECCSDNEIKESKKEKKEKNKKDK; this is translated from the coding sequence ATGAAATACGGTGAAAAAGAAATAAAAAAAATAAAGGGTAAAAAGCTTGAAAGATGGGAAAATAAGCAAAAAAACGATTATGTTATAAAAATTACTTTACCTGAATTTGCTTGTTTATGTCCTAGAAGTGGATATCCTGATTTTGCTACTTTATATTTAGAATATATTCCAAATAAGTGGGTAGTTGAGCTTAAAGCAATTAAACTTTATATTAATTCATTTTATAATAAAAATATAAGCCACGAAGATAGTATAAATAAAATTTATCGCACTTTAAAAAAGCGTTTAAAACCAAAATATATAAAATTAGTAGGTGATTTTAACCCTCGTGGAAATGTACATACTGTGATTGAATGTTGTTCTGATAATGAAATAAAAGAAAGTAAAAAAGAAAAGAAAGAAAAAAATAAAAAGGATAAATAA
- a CDS encoding CTP synthase: MKMAKFIFITGGVLSSLGKGIAAASIANLLKESGLKVNILKADPYINVDPGTMSPLEHGEVFVTDDGAETDLDLGHYERFLDENLKQVNNFTTGKVYQSVIEKERRGEYLGQTIQVIPHIVGEIAQRMENAALNQDVLIVEIGGTVGDIEGLPFLEAIRSLGLKYGKQNTFFAHLTLVPFIKVAGELKTKPTQHSVGELRRIGISPDMIIARSEIALGEEIKEKIARSCGVEIDCVIESIDAQSIYQIPLKFNEQNILLPIAKHLNLKLKNPNLKNYENLVEKIINPSKKTKIAFVGKYIGLKESYKSLTEAIIHAGANLDTKVEIKWIDSEEITIDDLQDCSGILVPGGFGSRGIDGKLLAIKYARENNIPFLGICLGMQLSLIEFSRNVLNIQDANSSEFDEKADTIYLIDNFINQNGNQQIRTIKTPLGGTLRLGAYACNIKKGSLLHKIYNSDLIYERHRHRYEANPKYRELYEKNGLIISGESNGLIECIENTNNDFFVAVQYHPEFTSRLKKPNPVILSFIEKCVK, from the coding sequence ATTAAAATGGCTAAATTTATATTTATTACTGGTGGTGTTTTATCTTCTTTAGGAAAAGGTATTGCAGCAGCTTCTATTGCTAATTTATTAAAAGAAAGCGGACTTAAGGTTAATATTTTAAAAGCTGACCCTTATATAAATGTTGACCCAGGTACTATGAGTCCGCTTGAGCACGGAGAAGTATTTGTAACCGATGATGGAGCAGAAACTGACCTTGATTTAGGACATTATGAAAGATTTTTAGATGAAAATCTTAAACAAGTTAATAATTTTACAACAGGAAAGGTCTATCAAAGTGTAATTGAAAAAGAACGCCGTGGAGAATATCTTGGTCAAACAATTCAAGTAATTCCACACATAGTTGGTGAAATTGCACAAAGAATGGAAAATGCTGCTTTAAATCAAGATGTTTTAATAGTAGAAATTGGTGGTACAGTTGGAGATATTGAAGGTTTACCATTTTTAGAAGCAATTAGGTCATTAGGATTAAAATATGGAAAACAAAATACCTTTTTTGCACATTTAACCTTAGTTCCATTTATAAAGGTTGCAGGAGAATTAAAAACTAAGCCAACTCAACATTCAGTAGGAGAATTACGCCGCATAGGAATTAGTCCTGATATGATTATTGCTAGAAGTGAAATTGCATTAGGTGAAGAAATAAAAGAAAAAATTGCTAGAAGTTGTGGAGTTGAGATTGATTGTGTTATTGAAAGTATTGATGCACAAAGTATTTATCAAATTCCGCTTAAATTTAATGAACAAAATATACTTTTACCTATTGCAAAACATTTAAATTTAAAGCTTAAAAATCCAAATTTAAAAAATTATGAAAATTTAGTAGAAAAAATAATTAATCCAAGTAAAAAAACAAAAATTGCCTTTGTTGGAAAATATATTGGCTTAAAAGAAAGTTATAAATCTTTAACAGAAGCTATTATTCACGCTGGTGCAAACCTTGATACAAAGGTAGAAATAAAGTGGATTGATAGCGAAGAAATTACAATTGATGATTTACAAGATTGTAGTGGAATTTTAGTTCCTGGTGGTTTTGGAAGTAGGGGAATTGATGGTAAATTATTAGCAATAAAATACGCAAGAGAAAATAATATTCCTTTTTTAGGAATTTGTTTAGGAATGCAGCTTAGTTTGATTGAATTTTCACGCAATGTTTTAAATATTCAAGATGCAAATTCAAGTGAATTTGATGAAAAAGCTGATACGATTTATTTAATTGATAATTTTATAAATCAAAATGGAAATCAACAAATAAGAACTATAAAAACTCCATTAGGTGGTACTTTAAGACTTGGTGCTTATGCTTGCAATATCAAAAAAGGCTCTTTATTGCATAAAATTTATAATAGTGATTTAATTTATGAAAGACATCGCCACAGATACGAAGCAAATCCAAAATATCGTGAATTATACGAAAAAAATGGGTTAATTATTAGCGGTGAGAGTAATGGACTTATTGAATGTATTGAAAATACTAATAATGATTTTTTTGTTGCTGTTCAATATCATCCTGAATTTACATCAAGACTTAAAAAGCCTAATCCTGTAATTTTATCCTTTATTGAAAAATGCGTAAAATAA
- the recJ gene encoding single-stranded-DNA-specific exonuclease RecJ — MRKINKADINNLLSQRFKDDIHNCLKTIPQPEVFKDMQKATKRIAQAIKNNEKIAVIGDYDVDGIISSIIMSEFFDKINKNIIIKIPNRFCDGYGINENIVREIDASLIITVDNGITAFEAANLCEKLGKTLIITDHHEALEELPNAYAIINPKQKDCEFKKYVNCEICGAQVAWYLCVALKKELNLNIDMSEFLDILAIAIISDMMPLLDINRNLVKVGMNKINNLNRQAFKIIANHYKKQNFTYENISFMIAPLLNSSGRMDDASISFNFLKHKNYDDAYNEFLKIQQFNTERKEEEIRGFEQAKEFNTNDNFIVAYSNDWHKGVLGIIASRLAKEFNKPSFVFNIENNVAQGSARSVANIDLLEILNDAEYLFDNFGGHKGACGIKIKEENIKEFIKYLQKIDLNYDSFCNTNNVLGELELKEIDYELMNILNFYEPYGQANEKPEFILKNISIFDSMLINEKHLKCNINKNCEAIYFNHNNIYPNGSKINIRFTLGINNFYKIPKIQLNILDIF; from the coding sequence ATGCGTAAAATAAATAAAGCTGATATAAATAATTTATTAAGTCAAAGATTTAAAGATGATATTCATAATTGTCTAAAGACTATTCCCCAGCCTGAAGTATTTAAAGATATGCAAAAGGCTACAAAAAGAATAGCACAGGCAATTAAAAATAACGAAAAAATCGCAGTAATTGGAGATTATGATGTAGATGGCATAATCTCTAGCATTATTATGAGTGAATTTTTTGATAAAATTAATAAAAATATTATTATAAAAATTCCAAATCGTTTTTGTGATGGTTATGGAATTAATGAAAATATTGTAAGAGAAATTGATGCTAGTTTAATTATTACTGTTGATAATGGTATAACAGCCTTTGAAGCTGCAAATTTGTGTGAGAAATTAGGTAAAACTTTAATAATAACAGACCACCACGAGGCTTTAGAAGAATTACCAAATGCCTATGCAATTATAAATCCAAAGCAAAAAGATTGTGAATTTAAAAAATATGTAAATTGTGAAATTTGTGGCGCTCAAGTTGCTTGGTATTTATGCGTTGCATTAAAAAAAGAATTAAATTTAAATATTGATATGAGTGAATTTTTAGATATTTTAGCTATTGCTATTATATCTGATATGATGCCTTTACTTGATATAAATAGAAATTTAGTAAAAGTTGGTATGAATAAAATTAATAATTTAAATAGACAAGCCTTTAAAATAATAGCAAATCATTATAAAAAACAAAATTTTACTTATGAAAATATATCTTTTATGATTGCACCTTTATTGAATTCTAGTGGAAGAATGGATGATGCTAGTATTTCATTTAATTTTTTAAAACATAAAAATTATGATGATGCTTATAATGAATTTTTAAAAATTCAGCAATTTAATACAGAAAGAAAAGAAGAAGAAATAAGAGGTTTTGAACAAGCAAAAGAATTTAATACAAATGATAATTTTATCGTTGCTTATTCAAATGATTGGCACAAAGGTGTTTTAGGGATTATTGCATCAAGATTAGCAAAAGAATTTAATAAACCATCATTTGTTTTTAATATTGAAAATAATGTAGCACAAGGAAGTGCAAGAAGTGTTGCAAATATTGATTTATTAGAGATTTTAAATGATGCTGAATATTTATTTGATAATTTTGGTGGGCATAAGGGTGCTTGTGGAATAAAAATTAAAGAAGAAAATATAAAAGAATTTATAAAATATCTACAAAAAATAGATTTAAATTATGATTCATTTTGTAATACAAATAATGTTTTAGGTGAGTTGGAATTAAAAGAAATTGATTATGAACTTATGAATATTTTAAATTTTTATGAACCTTATGGGCAAGCAAATGAAAAACCAGAATTTATTTTAAAAAATATATCTATATTTGATTCTATGCTTATAAATGAAAAACATTTAAAATGTAATATTAATAAGAACTGTGAGGCTATTTATTTTAACCATAATAATATTTATCCTAATGGAAGTAAAATTAATATTCGTTTTACTTTAGGTATTAATAATTTTTATAAAATACCAAAAATACAATTAAATATTTTAGATATTTTCTAG
- a CDS encoding tRNA threonylcarbamoyladenosine dehydratase: MQDERFNRAKLLFADKYEKLCEKKILVCGLGGVGGACFSSLARVGIKVYGIDCDSFEASNQNRQLHSENIGRKKAEVFSEFYKLPCFDFCINKESLKDFLEKYHFDYVIDCIDDLYAKCDIAELCYEKNIKLISSAGAAKRIDVSKIKLSNWDKTRVCALAKAFRLELKKRRFKGKFKVLFSEEEAMCKELGSFMGVTSTFGNTLSSIVLKELLKES, translated from the coding sequence ATGCAAGATGAAAGATTTAACAGAGCAAAATTATTATTTGCTGATAAATATGAAAAATTATGTGAAAAAAAGATTTTAGTATGTGGCTTAGGTGGAGTAGGTGGAGCTTGTTTTTCAAGCTTGGCTAGGGTTGGAATTAAAGTTTATGGAATTGATTGTGATAGTTTTGAAGCAAGTAATCAAAACAGACAATTGCATTCAGAAAATATAGGCAGAAAAAAAGCAGAAGTTTTTAGCGAATTTTATAAATTACCTTGCTTTGATTTTTGTATTAATAAAGAAAGTTTAAAAGATTTTTTAGAAAAATATCATTTTGATTATGTTATTGATTGTATTGATGATTTATATGCAAAATGTGATATTGCAGAACTTTGTTATGAAAAAAATATAAAATTAATCTCAAGTGCAGGTGCAGCAAAAAGGATAGATGTTAGTAAAATAAAGCTAAGTAATTGGGATAAAACAAGGGTTTGTGCTTTAGCTAAGGCATTTAGATTAGAATTAAAAAAAAGGCGTTTTAAAGGCAAATTTAAAGTGCTTTTTAGTGAAGAAGAAGCAATGTGTAAAGAGCTTGGTTCTTTTATGGGTGTTACTTCAACCTTTGGTAATACTTTATCATCTATAGTATTAAAAGAATTGCTAAAAGAAAGTTAA
- a CDS encoding RluA family pseudouridine synthase, with the protein MPYIFKKYFTNKKTKAFKVVMENLNLSLNEAQRFCDKNRVIKAVSNIQKNSINISEINTNDFVICKKNDVIDGEFFLLIYDCVSRGLDIVFENDDFAVINKQSGVLSHPNGRNCEYSLCDEIWKLWGKDSCVTHRLDAQTSGLLLIAKNKNSAKIIKKMFEDRLIYKEYIALVDGIITKDFCVSAKLKNDLNFKNKMIIANDGKSAKSEFHILKNYTNSTLLKCILYTGRQHQLRAHLNYVNHKILGDTIYGLDIKTICDILDKKLSKNEIFLLTKAKRLCLHSSMLKFTYNNKEYVFNDENINFLDEI; encoded by the coding sequence TTGCCTTATATTTTTAAAAAATATTTTACTAACAAAAAAACTAAAGCTTTTAAAGTTGTTATGGAAAATTTAAATTTATCTTTAAATGAAGCACAAAGATTTTGTGATAAAAATAGAGTTATTAAAGCTGTTAGTAATATTCAAAAAAATTCCATAAATATTAGCGAAATTAATACTAACGATTTTGTAATTTGTAAAAAAAATGATGTTATTGATGGGGAATTTTTTTTATTAATTTATGATTGTGTTAGTCGTGGTCTTGATATTGTGTTTGAAAATGATGACTTTGCTGTTATTAACAAACAAAGTGGTGTGTTATCTCATCCTAATGGAAGAAATTGTGAATATTCTTTATGTGATGAAATATGGAAACTTTGGGGTAAAGATTCTTGTGTTACTCACAGATTAGATGCACAAACAAGCGGCTTATTATTAATTGCAAAAAATAAAAATTCAGCAAAAATAATAAAAAAAATGTTTGAAGATAGATTAATTTATAAAGAATATATTGCCTTAGTTGATGGAATAATTACTAAAGATTTTTGTGTTAGTGCAAAATTAAAAAATGACCTAAATTTTAAAAATAAAATGATAATTGCTAATGATGGAAAAAGTGCAAAATCAGAATTTCATATTTTAAAAAATTATACAAATTCTACTCTTTTAAAATGTATTTTATATACAGGAAGACAGCATCAATTAAGAGCACATTTAAATTATGTAAATCATAAAATTTTAGGTGATACTATTTATGGTTTAGATATAAAAACAATTTGTGATATTTTAGATAAAAAGCTAAGTAAAAATGAAATTTTTTTATTAACCAAGGCTAAAAGATTATGCCTACATTCTAGTATGTTAAAATTTACTTATAATAATAAAGAATATGTTTTTAACGATGAAAATATTAATTTTTTAGATGAAATTTAA